In Bradyrhizobium erythrophlei, a single genomic region encodes these proteins:
- the dxr gene encoding 1-deoxy-D-xylulose-5-phosphate reductoisomerase, whose protein sequence is MSAVPLRNNKAAAAVRSVTVLGATGSIGDSTMDLLRAAKDRYRVEALTANSNVAGLAKLAKEFGARYVAVADSSRLTELKDALAGTRTECGAGESAVVEAAARPADWVMAAVSGAAGLKPALAAVDRGATVALANKECLVCAGDFFMERASKAGACILPADSEHNALFQALASGNREELVRVVITASGGPFRTWSSTDIEQATLAQALKHPNWSMGQKITIDSASMMNKGLEVIEAACLFGLTADEIDVLVHPQSIIHGMVEFSDRSVVAQLGAPDMRTPIAHCLGWPDRIVGPAAKLDLAKIGQLTFETPDFARFPGLKLAYEALRTGRGATTVYNAANEVAVAAFIAGKIRFGAIARLVEATLEAWIRAGNLAPLTSADDAITVDHNARNKAVTLLPQIALKAS, encoded by the coding sequence ATGAGCGCTGTTCCCTTGCGTAACAATAAAGCGGCTGCGGCCGTTCGTTCGGTCACCGTGCTGGGTGCGACGGGTTCGATCGGCGACAGCACGATGGATCTGCTGCGGGCCGCGAAGGATCGCTATCGCGTCGAGGCGTTGACGGCGAATAGCAACGTTGCGGGCCTGGCCAAGCTCGCGAAAGAATTCGGAGCGCGCTATGTCGCAGTCGCAGACAGCTCCCGATTGACCGAGTTGAAAGACGCGCTTGCCGGTACCCGCACCGAGTGCGGCGCCGGCGAAAGCGCGGTCGTCGAAGCGGCGGCGCGGCCGGCGGATTGGGTGATGGCTGCGGTGAGCGGCGCAGCCGGCCTGAAACCGGCGCTCGCAGCCGTTGATCGCGGCGCGACGGTCGCTCTCGCCAACAAGGAATGCCTGGTTTGTGCCGGCGATTTCTTCATGGAGCGTGCAAGCAAGGCGGGCGCCTGCATTTTGCCGGCCGACTCCGAGCACAACGCGCTGTTTCAGGCGCTGGCTTCCGGAAATCGCGAGGAGCTGGTTCGCGTCGTCATCACCGCTTCAGGCGGCCCGTTCCGAACCTGGTCGAGCACTGATATCGAACAGGCGACGCTGGCGCAGGCGCTCAAACATCCGAACTGGAGCATGGGCCAGAAGATCACGATCGACTCGGCCTCAATGATGAACAAGGGCCTTGAGGTGATCGAGGCGGCCTGCCTGTTTGGACTGACGGCAGACGAAATCGATGTTCTGGTTCACCCGCAATCGATCATTCACGGGATGGTCGAATTTTCCGACCGCTCGGTGGTGGCGCAACTGGGGGCGCCGGATATGCGCACGCCGATTGCGCATTGTCTGGGATGGCCCGACCGAATCGTGGGGCCCGCGGCGAAGCTCGATCTCGCCAAGATCGGACAGTTGACGTTCGAGACGCCGGATTTCGCGCGGTTCCCCGGACTGAAACTAGCCTACGAGGCGTTGCGGACCGGCCGCGGCGCGACCACGGTCTACAATGCGGCGAACGAAGTGGCGGTTGCCGCGTTCATCGCCGGCAAGATCCGGTTTGGCGCCATCGCCCGCCTGGTCGAGGCGACGCTGGAAGCCTGGATTCGCGCTGGGAATCTGGCGCCGCTGACGTCCGCCGACGATGCAATAACTGTTGACCATAACGCGCGAAATAAGGCGGTCACCCTATTGCCTCAAATTGCCTTAAAGGCATCCTAG
- a CDS encoding LpxI family protein, with translation MTAAALGVSSPVGVIAGGGAMPFAVAESLKARGLDPVLFGLKGVCDPAAAERFRHHWITVGQYGRAKKLFRQENCKNLVFIGTLVRPSLSEIRLDWETLRIMGRVWSAFRGGDDHLLSGVGRIFEQDGFRLLGLKEVAPDLLMPEGCVTRRMPDRGAMSDVARGREVLRALGPFDIGQAAVVIDNHVVGVEGIEGTDSLLKRVADLRASGRIRAAGGRGVLVKAPKSGQDLRFDLPTVGSRTVEGIAAAGLAGLAVIAGNTVVADPQAMIETADTASLFVVGLPS, from the coding sequence ATGACAGCCGCGGCCTTAGGTGTTTCATCGCCGGTTGGCGTGATCGCGGGGGGCGGGGCGATGCCATTTGCCGTTGCCGAATCGCTGAAGGCGCGCGGTCTTGATCCCGTTCTGTTTGGGCTGAAAGGCGTCTGCGATCCCGCCGCCGCCGAACGCTTCCGCCATCATTGGATCACGGTGGGGCAGTACGGACGGGCGAAGAAACTGTTTCGCCAGGAAAACTGCAAGAACCTGGTTTTCATCGGAACTTTGGTGCGGCCCTCGCTTTCGGAAATTCGGCTCGACTGGGAAACGCTTCGCATCATGGGGCGGGTATGGTCGGCCTTTCGCGGTGGCGACGATCATTTGCTGTCCGGCGTCGGCCGCATCTTCGAGCAGGATGGCTTCCGTCTTCTCGGCTTGAAGGAAGTGGCGCCGGATTTGCTCATGCCCGAAGGTTGTGTGACGCGAAGGATGCCGGATCGGGGCGCGATGTCTGACGTCGCCCGCGGACGCGAGGTGCTGCGGGCGCTCGGTCCTTTCGACATCGGGCAGGCCGCTGTGGTGATCGATAACCACGTCGTGGGCGTCGAGGGTATCGAGGGGACAGACTCATTGCTCAAGCGCGTCGCAGATTTGCGGGCGAGTGGCCGCATTCGTGCAGCCGGCGGCCGCGGGGTGTTGGTGAAAGCACCGAAAAGTGGACAGGACTTGCGTTTCGACTTGCCAACGGTGGGATCGCGAACTGTCGAGGGCATCGCTGCGGCCGGACTTGCAGGCCTTGCTGTGATTGCCGGCAACACCGTGGTCGCCGATCCGCAAGCCATGATCGAGACGGCGGATACAGCCAGTCTCTTCGTCGTCGGTTTGCCGTCCTGA
- the fabZ gene encoding 3-hydroxyacyl-ACP dehydratase FabZ produces the protein MSEASVRFPLVDINDILKTLPHRYPMLLIDRVVDIRTDYSGIGIKNVTYNEPPFLGHFPERPVYPGVMMIEAMAQTAGVIGIKSVEGTEKPRAVYFLTIDKCKFRKPVLPGDTIEYHMRSIGRRKTMWWFHGDAKVNGAIVAEADVGAMLTD, from the coding sequence ATGTCGGAGGCGTCGGTCAGGTTTCCGCTCGTGGATATCAACGATATCCTGAAGACGCTCCCGCACCGTTACCCCATGCTGCTGATCGACCGCGTGGTCGATATCCGAACCGATTACAGCGGGATCGGCATCAAGAACGTTACCTATAACGAGCCGCCGTTCCTCGGTCATTTTCCCGAGCGGCCGGTCTATCCTGGCGTGATGATGATCGAAGCCATGGCGCAGACCGCGGGCGTCATCGGGATCAAGTCGGTCGAGGGCACCGAGAAGCCGCGCGCGGTTTATTTTTTGACCATCGACAAATGCAAGTTTCGTAAACCCGTGCTGCCCGGAGACACCATCGAGTACCACATGCGCAGCATCGGCCGGCGCAAAACGATGTGGTGGTTTCACGGCGACGCCAAAGTGAACGGCGCGATCGTTGCAGAGGCCGACGTCGGCGCCATGCTGACTGATTGA
- a CDS encoding phosphatidate cytidylyltransferase has translation MTEGHASIGAAAREGNNLLLRIAAALVMAPLAIAIAYAGGWLWTGLVTVAAIGLYAEWLTVTGARNLALLLLGALVLLGAAWIESGHFTAANVSIVVALGVVVATIFSSERRSWAVLGIGYALAASIASSMVRRDPDSGFAALMLVLLTVWATDIGGYFAGRLIGGPKLWPQVSPKKTWAGAVGGFVASLAVAVGFAAFDLGKFMPLLLLAAALSVAAQLGDLFESAVKRRFGVKDSSHIIPGHGGLMDRLDGFVAAIVLAAIFGFLRGGADGVGHALMVW, from the coding sequence GTGACCGAAGGCCACGCATCGATCGGAGCGGCCGCACGGGAGGGAAACAACCTTCTGTTGCGGATCGCCGCCGCGCTGGTGATGGCTCCGCTTGCCATCGCGATCGCCTATGCCGGCGGATGGCTTTGGACGGGCCTCGTCACGGTCGCTGCGATCGGGCTTTATGCCGAATGGCTCACCGTCACCGGTGCGCGCAACCTTGCTCTCCTGTTGTTGGGCGCGCTGGTTCTGCTTGGCGCGGCATGGATCGAGAGTGGGCACTTCACCGCCGCCAATGTTTCCATCGTTGTCGCGCTGGGTGTCGTTGTCGCCACCATCTTCTCCAGCGAGCGGCGTAGCTGGGCCGTGCTTGGAATCGGCTATGCACTGGCGGCTTCGATTGCATCCAGCATGGTCCGGCGCGACCCGGATTCGGGGTTCGCCGCGCTGATGCTGGTGCTGTTGACGGTGTGGGCGACCGATATCGGCGGATATTTTGCCGGCCGGCTGATCGGCGGTCCCAAGCTGTGGCCGCAGGTGAGCCCGAAAAAGACCTGGGCAGGCGCTGTCGGCGGCTTTGTCGCGAGCCTCGCGGTCGCTGTGGGATTTGCCGCATTCGACCTCGGAAAGTTCATGCCGCTGCTGCTGCTGGCCGCGGCTCTCTCGGTCGCAGCACAGCTTGGCGATCTGTTTGAATCGGCCGTCAAACGCAGGTTCGGTGTCAAGGATTCCAGCCACATCATTCCCGGACATGGCGGGCTGATGGACCGGCTGGACGGTTTCGTGGCTGCCATCGTTCTGGCGGCAATTTTCGGTTTTTTGCGTGGCGGTGCGGATGGCGTCGGCCACGCTCTTATGGTTTGGTGA
- the gltA gene encoding citrate synthase — protein MAASSGKTATLTVGNKTFDLPISSGSIGPDVIDIGKLYGQSGMFTYDPGFTSTASCESKITYIDGDAGVLEYRGYPIEQLAEHGDFLETCYLLLYGELPTPAQKHDFDQRVTHHTMVHEQMARFFQGFRRDAHPMAVMVGCVGALAAFYHDSTDINDPQQRMIASMRMIAKVPTLAAMAYKYNLGQPFIYPKNSLKFAENFLRMCFAVPCEEYQINPVLADALDKIFILHADHEQNASTSTVRIAGSSGANPFACIAAGIACLWGPAHGGANEAALAMLAEIGTVDKIPDFIRRVKDKNSEVRLMGFGHRVYKNYDPRAKIMQKMCHAVLKETGHGDDPMLKVALELEKIALSDEYFIQRKLYPNVDFYSGITLKAMGFPTSMFTVLFAVARTVGWISQWSEMIEDPQQKIGRPRQLYTGETRRDYITIDKRK, from the coding sequence ATGGCCGCATCTTCAGGCAAGACCGCAACGCTAACGGTAGGCAACAAGACCTTCGATCTTCCGATCTCGAGCGGCAGCATCGGGCCCGACGTCATCGACATCGGCAAGCTCTACGGCCAGTCGGGAATGTTCACCTACGATCCCGGCTTTACCTCGACTGCAAGCTGCGAGTCGAAAATTACCTATATCGACGGCGATGCCGGCGTTCTCGAATATCGCGGTTATCCGATCGAGCAGCTCGCCGAGCACGGCGACTTCCTCGAAACCTGCTACCTGCTGCTTTACGGCGAACTCCCTACCCCGGCCCAGAAGCACGACTTCGATCAGCGCGTGACCCATCATACGATGGTGCACGAGCAGATGGCCCGCTTCTTCCAAGGTTTCCGCCGTGATGCACATCCGATGGCGGTCATGGTCGGGTGCGTCGGTGCGCTAGCGGCCTTCTATCATGACTCCACCGACATCAACGATCCGCAGCAGCGCATGATCGCTTCGATGCGGATGATCGCGAAAGTGCCGACGCTCGCTGCGATGGCATACAAATACAACCTCGGCCAGCCCTTCATCTATCCGAAAAACTCGCTGAAATTCGCCGAAAACTTCCTGCGCATGTGTTTTGCGGTGCCATGCGAAGAATACCAGATCAACCCGGTGCTCGCCGACGCCCTCGACAAGATCTTCATCCTGCACGCCGACCACGAGCAAAATGCCTCGACCTCGACGGTGCGCATCGCCGGCTCCTCGGGTGCAAACCCGTTTGCCTGCATCGCCGCCGGCATCGCCTGCCTGTGGGGACCCGCGCATGGCGGCGCCAACGAAGCAGCACTTGCGATGCTTGCCGAGATCGGCACGGTCGACAAGATTCCGGATTTCATCAGGAGGGTGAAAGACAAGAACAGCGAAGTCCGCCTGATGGGCTTCGGCCATCGCGTCTACAAGAATTACGATCCCCGCGCCAAGATCATGCAGAAGATGTGTCACGCCGTGTTGAAGGAAACCGGCCATGGCGACGATCCGATGCTGAAGGTCGCGCTGGAACTGGAAAAGATCGCGCTCAGCGACGAGTATTTCATTCAGCGCAAGCTCTATCCGAACGTCGATTTCTATTCGGGCATCACGCTCAAGGCGATGGGTTTCCCGACCTCGATGTTCACCGTTCTGTTCGCGGTCGCCCGCACCGTCGGCTGGATCAGCCAGTGGAGCGAAATGATCGAGGACCCGCAGCAAAAGATCGGCCGCCCGCGGCAGCTGTACACGGGCGAAACGCGCCGCGACTACATCACCATCGACAAGCGGAAGTAG
- the lpxB gene encoding lipid-A-disaccharide synthase produces MARRIFLIATEESGDRLGAQLMKVLRQRLGDAVKFEGVGGRGMTREGLKSLFPIEELSIIGFSAVVKQLPKLLRLIRQTTDAVLQAAPDILIIIDSPDFTHRVARRVRARDPAIAIVDYVSPSVWAWRPSRARAMRSYVDQVLALLPFEPEAYRRLHGPPCTYVGHPLTEQLASLRPSAEEQARRDASPPLLLVLPGSRRGEIRHHMAIFGEALDRLQAQGKPFELILPTMPHLLELVREGVKSWKVTPQIVVGEQEKRAAFRTATAALAKSGTVTLELALSGVPMVAGYKAGAIEAWIVLRFVTVQSVILANLVVGENVIPEFVQDDCTADKLAGALGEVLSDTPMRRRQTDAFARIDDIMSTGNHSPSVRAADIVLGMLRKSRKAG; encoded by the coding sequence ATGGCGCGCAGGATTTTTCTGATCGCAACAGAGGAATCCGGCGATCGGCTGGGGGCGCAGCTGATGAAGGTGCTCCGGCAGCGGCTGGGCGATGCCGTGAAGTTCGAAGGCGTCGGCGGTCGCGGAATGACGCGCGAGGGGCTGAAATCGCTGTTTCCGATCGAGGAGCTGTCGATCATCGGTTTTTCCGCTGTCGTCAAACAACTCCCCAAGCTGCTGCGTTTGATCCGTCAGACGACGGACGCCGTGTTGCAGGCCGCCCCCGACATTCTCATCATCATCGATAGTCCCGACTTCACCCACCGCGTTGCCCGTCGGGTACGCGCCCGCGATCCGGCGATTGCGATCGTGGACTATGTTTCGCCGTCGGTGTGGGCGTGGAGGCCCAGCCGGGCGCGCGCCATGCGCTCGTATGTCGATCAGGTACTGGCGCTGCTCCCGTTCGAGCCGGAAGCCTACCGTCGCTTGCATGGGCCTCCCTGCACATATGTCGGCCACCCCCTAACCGAACAGCTCGCCTCGCTCAGGCCGAGCGCCGAGGAGCAGGCGCGGCGTGACGCCAGCCCGCCGCTGCTGCTGGTTCTGCCTGGAAGCCGGCGCGGCGAGATCAGGCACCACATGGCCATTTTTGGCGAGGCGCTGGATCGATTGCAGGCGCAGGGAAAGCCGTTCGAGTTGATCCTGCCGACCATGCCGCATTTGCTGGAGCTCGTCAGGGAAGGCGTCAAGTCCTGGAAAGTCACGCCGCAAATCGTGGTCGGGGAGCAGGAAAAGCGCGCAGCGTTCCGGACCGCTACCGCAGCGCTGGCCAAGTCGGGGACGGTCACCCTCGAACTCGCGCTTTCCGGGGTACCGATGGTCGCCGGTTATAAAGCCGGCGCGATCGAGGCCTGGATCGTTCTGCGTTTCGTCACCGTCCAGTCGGTGATCCTCGCGAACCTGGTGGTCGGCGAAAACGTGATCCCGGAGTTCGTCCAGGATGATTGCACAGCGGACAAGCTCGCAGGCGCACTTGGCGAAGTGTTGTCGGATACGCCGATGCGCCGGCGTCAAACCGACGCCTTTGCGCGGATCGACGACATCATGTCGACCGGCAACCACTCGCCCAGCGTCCGCGCCGCCGACATCGTGCTGGGGATGCTCAGAAAGTCCCGAAAGGCCGGTTAG
- the lpxA gene encoding acyl-ACP--UDP-N-acetylglucosamine O-acyltransferase codes for MTTIDPTARVEDGAVIGAGAAIGPYCVIGRDVTIGANCKLISHVHVMGQTAIGAGCTVYPFASLGGAPQSLAYRGEPTKLQIGEGCTIRESVTMSTGTVGGGGITRVGDRGYFMNCSHVGHDCQVGNDVIFATSATLGGHCEIGDFVFIGGLSAVHQFTRIGPQAMIGGVCGVRGDVIPYGLVNGQYARLEGLNIVGMKRRKFTRERLAVVRSFYQKLFEAPGVFSERLDAVRSLAATDPAVAAILSFIDSGTHRPLCLPSGRTGENG; via the coding sequence ATGACCACGATCGACCCAACCGCGCGGGTTGAAGACGGCGCTGTGATCGGCGCGGGCGCGGCCATCGGCCCATACTGCGTGATCGGCCGCGACGTCACGATCGGCGCGAATTGCAAGCTGATTTCCCACGTCCACGTGATGGGGCAGACCGCCATCGGTGCCGGCTGCACCGTCTATCCGTTCGCCTCGCTGGGAGGCGCGCCGCAATCGCTCGCCTACCGCGGTGAGCCGACGAAACTTCAGATCGGCGAGGGCTGCACGATCCGGGAGTCGGTGACAATGAGCACCGGGACGGTTGGCGGCGGGGGCATCACCCGCGTCGGCGATCGAGGCTACTTCATGAATTGCAGCCACGTCGGACACGACTGCCAGGTCGGCAACGACGTCATCTTCGCGACGTCGGCGACGCTCGGTGGACATTGCGAGATCGGTGATTTCGTTTTCATCGGCGGCTTGTCGGCGGTGCATCAGTTCACGCGCATCGGTCCGCAAGCCATGATCGGTGGCGTCTGCGGCGTCCGCGGCGATGTTATTCCCTATGGCCTTGTGAACGGCCAATACGCGCGCCTTGAAGGCCTGAACATCGTCGGCATGAAGCGCCGCAAGTTTACCCGCGAGCGGCTCGCCGTCGTCAGGTCGTTCTATCAAAAGCTGTTTGAAGCTCCCGGTGTCTTTTCCGAGCGTTTGGACGCGGTGCGATCTCTCGCTGCGACAGATCCGGCGGTGGCCGCAATCCTCAGCTTCATCGACAGCGGTACGCATCGCCCGCTGTGTTTGCCGTCCGGCCGGACCGGTGAAAATGGATGA
- the bamA gene encoding outer membrane protein assembly factor BamA gives MKFGMGVRGGLLAALVMLATPVAATLAVGLASSPAAAQSVDSIQVEGNRRVEASTIRSYFKPGPGGKLDQGRIDDGLKGLIETGLFQDVKINQAGGRVIVTVIENPVIGRVVFEGNKKIKDEQLSSEVQSKPRGTLSRPMVQSDAQRIADIYRHSGRYDVTVVPEIIEQPNNRVDLIFTVKEGNKTGINSIEFVGNVAYSSYRLKDVIKTRESNLLSFLGGSDVYDPDRIEADRDLIRRYYLKHGFADVQVVAALTEYDPDRKGFLVTFKIEEGQQYRVASVTYQSSIPALDGNVLARFSRVSVGSLYNAEALEKSVEEMQIEASRRGFAFAIVKPRGDRNFESHTVSIVFGIDEGPRTYIERINVRGNTRTRDYVIRREFDISEGDAYNRALVDRAERRLKNLDFFKSVKVTNEPGSSSDRVILNVDLEEKSTGDFSVSGGYSTTDGPLAEVSVSERNLLGRGLFGKVAVTYGEFARGVSLSFIEPYLLDYRVALGLDVYYREQLANQYIAYGTKTLGFSPRIGLTLREDLTLQLRYSIYDQKISLPSYLDNCNNLTNNGLPFNPSPAFANNPANAATINSFFPGGDPTGTGLFCYGDGEASLPVRKELSQGATLTSAVGYTLNFNTLDNNRNPTDGLIIDWKQDFAGVGGDVTYLKSAADLKYYTPLVADIVSIVHMQGGLMTQIGSHEIRMLDQFQAGPNLVRGFAPNGIGPRDINPFGTQDAIGGTQYWGASLEFQMPFWFLPKEIGLKGAVYADAGWLGDYKGPTDWALTGEVNTPGCIRPTNNGFNSPAFAGTCLGLQYDPQNVVRSSVGVGLIWQSPFGPLRFDYAIPLTKGPHDVVQQFKFGGGTSF, from the coding sequence ATGAAGTTTGGAATGGGGGTACGGGGAGGCTTGTTGGCCGCCCTGGTCATGTTGGCGACGCCGGTTGCCGCCACGTTGGCGGTCGGACTCGCGTCTTCGCCGGCCGCGGCGCAATCCGTGGATTCGATACAGGTGGAGGGCAATCGCCGTGTCGAGGCCTCGACCATTCGTTCCTATTTCAAGCCCGGTCCGGGCGGAAAGCTGGATCAGGGGCGCATCGACGACGGCTTGAAAGGCCTGATCGAGACCGGCCTGTTCCAGGACGTGAAAATCAACCAGGCCGGCGGTCGTGTCATCGTGACGGTGATCGAAAACCCGGTCATTGGCCGCGTGGTTTTCGAAGGTAACAAGAAGATCAAGGACGAGCAGCTTTCGTCCGAAGTTCAGTCAAAGCCGCGCGGAACCTTGTCGCGTCCAATGGTCCAGTCCGACGCGCAGCGAATCGCGGACATCTATCGTCACTCCGGCCGCTATGACGTGACGGTGGTTCCCGAGATCATCGAACAGCCGAACAATCGCGTCGACCTGATCTTCACGGTCAAGGAAGGCAACAAGACCGGAATCAACTCGATCGAGTTCGTCGGTAATGTCGCCTATTCATCGTACCGGCTGAAGGACGTCATCAAGACGCGCGAATCGAATCTTTTGAGCTTCCTCGGAGGCAGCGACGTCTACGACCCTGACCGGATCGAAGCCGATCGCGATCTGATTCGTCGTTACTATCTCAAGCACGGCTTCGCCGACGTGCAGGTGGTGGCCGCGCTGACCGAATACGATCCGGACAGGAAGGGATTCCTGGTCACCTTCAAGATTGAAGAAGGTCAGCAATACCGCGTCGCTTCCGTCACCTACCAGTCCAGCATCCCCGCGCTCGACGGCAACGTACTCGCGCGGTTCTCGCGCGTGAGTGTCGGCTCGCTCTACAACGCCGAAGCGTTGGAGAAGTCGGTCGAGGAAATGCAGATCGAGGCTTCGCGGAGAGGATTTGCCTTCGCAATCGTCAAGCCGCGCGGCGATCGCAATTTCGAATCGCATACCGTCTCGATCGTATTTGGCATCGACGAGGGGCCGCGCACCTACATCGAGCGCATCAACGTGCGCGGCAATACGCGCACGCGCGACTACGTGATCCGCCGCGAATTCGATATTTCGGAAGGTGACGCTTACAACCGCGCGCTGGTCGACCGCGCCGAGCGTCGCCTGAAGAATCTCGACTTCTTCAAATCCGTCAAAGTCACGAACGAGCCCGGCTCCTCGAGTGACCGCGTGATTCTCAACGTTGACCTGGAAGAGAAGTCGACCGGTGACTTCTCGGTGTCGGGTGGCTATTCGACGACCGACGGCCCGCTCGCCGAAGTCAGCGTTTCCGAACGCAACCTGCTTGGCCGCGGCCTGTTCGGCAAGGTTGCGGTTACCTACGGCGAGTTTGCGCGCGGCGTTTCGCTTTCGTTTATCGAGCCCTATCTGCTGGACTATCGCGTGGCGCTCGGCCTTGACGTTTACTACCGCGAGCAGTTGGCCAACCAGTACATCGCTTACGGAACCAAGACACTTGGTTTCAGCCCGAGGATCGGCCTGACGCTGCGTGAAGATTTGACCTTGCAGCTGCGCTATTCGATCTATGATCAGAAAATATCGCTGCCCAGCTATTTGGATAACTGTAACAACCTCACGAACAACGGGCTGCCCTTCAATCCCTCGCCGGCGTTCGCAAATAATCCAGCTAATGCGGCGACCATCAACTCGTTCTTCCCGGGAGGAGATCCCACCGGAACCGGCCTGTTCTGTTACGGCGATGGCGAGGCGTCGCTGCCGGTGCGTAAGGAACTGTCTCAAGGCGCGACGCTGACATCGGCTGTGGGTTACACGCTGAACTTCAACACGCTGGACAACAACCGGAACCCGACCGACGGTCTTATTATCGACTGGAAGCAGGACTTTGCCGGCGTCGGCGGCGACGTGACCTACCTGAAGTCGGCGGCGGACCTGAAGTATTACACGCCCCTGGTAGCCGACATCGTCAGCATCGTTCACATGCAGGGCGGCTTGATGACCCAGATCGGCAGCCACGAGATCCGGATGCTTGATCAGTTCCAGGCGGGTCCGAACCTGGTTCGCGGTTTCGCGCCCAATGGCATCGGTCCGCGAGATATCAATCCGTTCGGCACGCAGGACGCCATCGGCGGCACCCAGTATTGGGGCGCTTCACTCGAATTCCAGATGCCGTTCTGGTTCCTGCCGAAGGAAATCGGCCTGAAGGGCGCCGTCTATGCCGACGCTGGCTGGCTGGGCGATTACAAGGGACCGACCGATTGGGCGTTGACGGGTGAAGTCAATACACCCGGATGCATTCGGCCCACCAATAACGGCTTCAACTCCCCGGCGTTTGCCGGCACCTGTTTGGGCTTGCAGTATGATCCGCAGAACGTCGTGCGTTCGTCGGTCGGTGTGGGCCTGATCTGGCAGTCGCCGTTCGGACCGCTGCGCTTCGACTACGCCATCCCGCTGACCAAGGGTCCCCACGACGTGGTTCAGCAATTCAAGTTCGGCGGCGGCACCTCGTTCTAA
- the rseP gene encoding RIP metalloprotease RseP → MSEFFQHGFNVLGHGLIGYIVPFLFVLTIVVFFHELGHFLIARWAGVKVLTFSLGFGPELAGFNDRHGTRWRISAVPLGGYVKFFGDDSEASTPDLESLGNMTAEEQAGSFHHKKVGPRAAIVAAGPMANFLLSILIFAGMSLYFGKPSSIPRVDMVQSDSVAATAGFKIGDVVASIDGTAIESFADMQRIVSTNAGSKLTFQVKRDGATVAIAATPALKEVKDIFGNSHKIGVLGIQYNAQPSDPKTTPVGYVESLKIGVEQVWFIIDGTFKFVGSLFVGAGNTGDLGGPLRIAQLSGQAASLGFQFLLQLCAALSVSIGLLNLFPVPLLDGGHLLFYSVEAVRGRPLSPRAQEMGARIGLGLVLMLMVFVTYNDILHFASS, encoded by the coding sequence ATGTCCGAGTTTTTTCAGCATGGTTTCAATGTGTTAGGTCATGGCCTGATCGGATACATTGTTCCCTTCCTGTTTGTGCTGACAATCGTCGTTTTCTTCCACGAACTCGGTCATTTCCTGATCGCCCGCTGGGCCGGCGTGAAGGTATTGACGTTTTCGCTTGGATTCGGCCCCGAATTGGCCGGCTTCAACGATCGCCACGGAACCCGCTGGCGGATTTCGGCCGTTCCGCTCGGGGGCTACGTCAAATTCTTCGGCGACGACAGCGAAGCCTCGACCCCTGATCTGGAATCGCTCGGCAACATGACCGCCGAAGAGCAGGCGGGCAGCTTCCATCACAAGAAGGTTGGCCCACGGGCCGCGATTGTCGCCGCCGGTCCGATGGCCAATTTCCTGCTGTCGATCCTCATCTTCGCGGGTATGTCGCTCTATTTCGGCAAGCCGAGCTCAATCCCCCGTGTGGACATGGTGCAGTCCGATAGCGTCGCGGCCACCGCGGGATTCAAGATTGGCGACGTCGTGGCTTCGATCGATGGGACTGCGATCGAAAGTTTCGCTGACATGCAGCGGATCGTGTCTACCAATGCGGGCTCCAAGCTGACGTTTCAGGTGAAGCGCGACGGGGCGACAGTGGCGATTGCGGCGACGCCGGCGCTGAAGGAAGTGAAGGATATTTTCGGTAACAGCCACAAGATCGGCGTGCTGGGTATTCAGTACAATGCGCAGCCAAGCGATCCGAAAACGACGCCGGTTGGCTATGTGGAATCGCTCAAGATCGGCGTCGAACAGGTCTGGTTCATCATCGATGGCACGTTCAAATTCGTAGGCTCCCTGTTTGTCGGGGCCGGCAATACCGGCGATCTCGGCGGACCGCTTCGAATCGCACAGCTTTCGGGCCAGGCGGCCAGCCTCGGTTTCCAGTTCCTTTTGCAGCTTTGCGCGGCGCTTTCGGTGTCGATTGGTCTGTTGAATCTGTTCCCGGTGCCGCTGCTCGATGGCGGTCATCTTTTGTTCTATTCGGTGGAGGCCGTGCGCGGGCGTCCATTGTCTCCGCGAGCCCAGGAAATGGGAGCCCGAATCGGGCTGGGGTTGGTACTGATGTTGATGGTATTCGTGACCTATAACGACATCTTGCACTTCGCCTCATCGTGA